The Candidatus Neomarinimicrobiota bacterium genome includes the window AGGCTCCGACGAACGCGATTCCGTTTTAGGCATTACATTATTTGCAGCCGGCTCGAAGCTCCGGAATGAACCCGACTCTCAATGATCGAATACGGTTCAAATAGCGATCTCGGCGGGAAGTGGATTAACGTCTCACTTCTTGCCGTAAGCTCCCTTTTAGTGATGAGCCTGTGGTTCTCCGCTTCAGCCGTCATCCCCCAGCTGAGTGAAGAATGGGGTTTGGATGGGGGGCAAAAAGCATGGATGACAATGAGCGTTCAGATCGGATTTGTCCTCGGCGCCCTTTTCAGCGCGGTTTTCAACCTCTCCGACCGCTTTTCCGCCCGGCGGATATTCGCCATAAGCGCTCTCGCGGGAGCATTGTTCAATGCGGCTATTCCCCTCTTAAATCCCGGGATCGAGCAGACAATATTATTGAGATTTCTCACGGGACTCTCCCTTGCCGGAGTCTATCCGCCCGGTATGAAGCTCATGGCTACCTGGTGCAGGAAAGAGCTCGGATTGTGCATAGGTATTCTTGTCGGAGCGCTGACGATAGGCTCAGCCCTCCCACACCTTCTGAGCGCATTCTCTTTGCCCGGAGAGAGCGGACTGCCGGATTGGAGGGTCGTTCTGCTGTTTTCTTCTCTCCTTGCGATTGTCGGCGCCGTCATATCCGGACTTTTTCTCAAGGCGGGACCGTATTTGCGTGAGACAGCTCCCTTTGATTGGAAGTTCGTCGGCAGCGCCCTCTCG containing:
- a CDS encoding MFS transporter yields the protein MIEYGSNSDLGGKWINVSLLAVSSLLVMSLWFSASAVIPQLSEEWGLDGGQKAWMTMSVQIGFVLGALFSAVFNLSDRFSARRIFAISALAGALFNAAIPLLNPGIEQTILLRFLTGLSLAGVYPPGMKLMATWCRKELGLCIGILVGALTIGSALPHLLSAFSLPGESGLPDWRVVLLFSSLLAIVGAVISGLFLKAGPYLRETAPFDWKFVGSALSDKPTRLANYGYLGHMWELYAMWTWVPLFLIMSYKSAGWSEQFARAAGFSVIAIGGIGSLLAGKFADKFGRTTITSGSMIISGACALIVGLFFNNPVIVTIISLVWGLTVVADSAQFSAAVSELTDSRYVGTALALQTGMGFLLTMVSIRLIPLLVELIGWNYVFMMLALGPAFGTWSMLKLRTLPEAEKMASGNR